The segment CTCCAACTTCAGTAATAGCTTCTTGGAATTCTTCTAAAGTTTCTGTTTGCTTTAAATTCAAATTTTCTATAAAGGCTTCTTCAATAAAAGTTTCTTTTAGTTCGAGGGCTTTAAAAATTAGCTGCTGCTTACTGTAAAGCATATTTAAAATATTCATTAGTGTTTTTCCTGTATGTTCTCCGAATGGAATTTCTAAATCAAAATTATCAATAGCTGTATCTTCTATTTTTTCTTCAGGATACTCTCCATTTAAAATTTCATCAATTGTAACCACCATACCTTGTAAATTTGTAATATCTCCATGTATATCTATTGTATATGTTTCTGCTTCAGTTTTAACTTCATAAGAAAAGCTTGGTGCTCCAAGATACTTTGCTGTAACACCTAAAGCTTCACTTAAAGTTTTAACTATTTCTTTTCTATCCATCTTCATTCCTCCCTGTGTTTTGGTAGTTACATATATCACTCTAAACACAGTTAATAGCAAGTAGTTTGTATAAAATATTTTAAGAAGAAAACAGGCCCTTCAGCCTGCTTCTCCTTACTTTTCAATTGCTGTATATCTTGGGTATGTGTAGCCTTCTGAATCTACTAAAAGGCTTTTCTTTGTTTTTGTATTCTTAACCCTTATGCATCTTAGTTCTCCCTTTTCATTGCAGCCTCCATCTTCTTTTGTTATCCAAGACTGGTCTTTGCAAAAGTCCTTTTCAAATTCTCTAAACTCTTCATCGCTAAGTTCAATTTCCTTTGTAACTTCGTAGGCTGTTCCTTTTGCTCCATCCTTCTTAGCTTCTTTTATAAGTTCTTTAAGCTCACTTAAATTTAAAACCTTTCTTCCAAATAATGCTTTCATTTTCTTACCTCCAAGTGTGTTTTTGTTATACCATATATCACTCTAAAAACACATAATAG is part of the Haloimpatiens sp. FM7315 genome and harbors:
- a CDS encoding virulence-related protein, whose product is MDRKEIVKTLSEALGVTAKYLGAPSFSYEVKTEAETYTIDIHGDITNLQGMVVTIDEILNGEYPEEKIEDTAIDNFDLEIPFGEHTGKTLMNILNMLYSKQQLIFKALELKETFIEEAFIENLNLKQTETLEEFQEAITEVGVDGCKGVTFNFEKGTFTFKLLGENLSHEKMSAFMELASLINVNAQKLKHTSFKQAQEDNPKYAFRTWLTRLGMNGSRYKDIRKTLLSNLEGSGAFRKVTQEGSAQANG